The Fusarium musae strain F31 chromosome 10, whole genome shotgun sequence DNA window TACACTCCTTCCAAAGCAATGAATAAATCCTCATGCTTGATCAGTTCCCCTTGGTAACCCTCCTTCAGCTCATCGGCACGGAAGACACAACGAGCCAAAGTAGCAAGGACGGCAATGGCGAGGAAGGCAAAGAACAGCTTGTCCCTGGACCCGAGATTCAGGGACTTCTTCGACCGTAGGTACCGAAACATGTAGTCACCGAACAAGAGGCTGAATGCAACCAGCATGATGACTTGTAGAATCAGGCCTGCCATAGCCACATCAACGCCGACTTGACTAGCACCGGATGAGGACGCTGAGAGACCTCCGCCAGTACCTTGCAAGATTAACGAGATTATATCCATAGGTACAAATACCCAGGCAAAGTATTTGGTGGGAAATCGAGCGATGCCTGGTCCGTAATGCTCAATGCTGGGCAAGAGTCAGTCAATTGGCGTTGCCTCCATAAGGACAAGCATACCTTTGGCCAAGGGTGACATAGATTGCGGCACAATAGAAAACAGGGGCCTGAGTAATAGCAACTGCAGTGCGTTAGGAAGCCTTTCGTCACCGACTGGTTGGAATACTCACTGATTTGTGTAATAAATGCACCGA harbors:
- a CDS encoding hypothetical protein (EggNog:ENOG41) — encoded protein: MLVAFSLLFGDYMFRYLRSKKSLNLGSRDKLFFAFLAIAVLATLARCVFRADELKEGYQGELIKHEDLFIALEGVLIVVAVFCLFIAHPGFVFNRPAKVYYSVATGTEATDEMTYRSKLTDHATESEN